A stretch of Brassica napus cultivar Da-Ae chromosome C6, Da-Ae, whole genome shotgun sequence DNA encodes these proteins:
- the LOC125588908 gene encoding uncharacterized protein LOC125588908 translates to MGISLFFFPQNNSPFSSYLSPRKERRRRVLFTSVSGEFSSVTGSFPFVISAPTRRRLSYEKNPKSDFTFVKSAFQYKKIELLSFRILELSGISLFRDVIDKPMPRGEIVVGGNSVTSDYFNNQAKTDEVYMVDEKGTRWFYTGDIGRVHPDGCLVCKALLWFQFLFSSVEDDRVSLLPPKKFKTKYEG, encoded by the exons ATgggtatttctctttttttttttccccaaaacAATTCCCCTTTCTCTAGTTATCTCTCTCCGAGGAAAGAAAGACGAAGGAGGGTTCTCTTCACTTCAGTCTCCGGCGAGTTCTCCTCCGTCACAGGCTCCTTCCCTTTCGTCATCTCCGCCCCAACTCGCCGTCGTCTGTCATACGAAAAGAACCCTAAATCCGATTTCACTTTTGTCAAATCTGCCTTTCAATATAAGAAAATTGAACTT CTATCTTTTCGGATACTTGAGCTCAGTGGTATATCGCTTTTCAG GGATGTTATAGACAAACCAATGCCTCGAGGGGAGATTGTGGTAGGTGGTAACAGTGTAACATCAGATTACTTCAACAATCAAGCAAAAACCGATGAGGTTTACATG GTTGATGAGAAGGGCACAAGGTGGTTTTACACTGGAGACATAGGGAGAGTCCACCCTGATGGATGTCTGGTGTGTAAGGCTCTCCTTTGGTTTCAGTTTCTGTTCTCTAGTGTTGAAGATGATAGAGTCAGTTTGC